Part of the Microcoleus sp. AS-A8 genome, TAAATTATCCGAGGAAATGGCGATCGCACTGATATCAAACTCTAATGCCGCATCCAAAATCTCTTCATAGGCATTTCCTCGTCGCACCTGTGCATGAACTTGTAAACCTAACTGTTCCAACTCCGCTTTAACCGATTCCAACTGTTCCTGTGCTTCTCGTACATGATAATCCTTCGGTACTTCTCGACGCCCTCCTTCGCTAACAACCCATAGGAGCATACACTGTTCTAATGAGCGATCGGGTCGGTTCTGGGCATACTCCTTCACCCTTTGCACTATATATTTCGCGGCGTTACTCCCATCGTAGGGAAGCAGCAAATAGCGGAATAGATGCTGGCAGCGCAGCTCAAGTTCTTCGCAAGTATAGGTAGAAATGAGTTGCGGTCGTAGGCTCAGCACTGGAGTCGAACACGTTCTTACCAAACCTGCTGAGGTACTGCCAAACAGCTTTTCTTGCAACAAGCTACGCATTGGCATACCGATAAAAATGACATCCGCCTGATAAGTCTTTGCCACCTTGGGGATTGTATCGAACGGACGCCCTGAAATAACCTCAATTTTGACTTCCACGCCTTCTGGAACGTTCTTCAGGCGTTCTTGGAAGCGATCGCGAGCTTTATCTATCGCTTCTTGGTCTATCCGAGGGATTTCTCCCTCGTCCCATAAAGGAACACTATGCAAAAAAATGATCTGCTTGATGCCGCTAGCTGCCAAACTTGGCACAAACTCTACAAGCCGATATAAACCGTCCGAAAAATCGGTGCAGATTAAGCAACGCTGAAACATATGCAGAGCAGTTGGCTTTTTCCTAACACTACCACCAACGGCTCCCCTTGCTACTGCCTCAAAAGAATGAGTGATGAATTCAGATAAAACTTATAGCTGATGAATGGATGGGTCTTGGATTCTCGATGATTGAAAGGAGCAAGCGAATCCAGGCATGAGAGCATCACGATTCATTCACAACTTTAGACGATCTGATGGGAAATCTTTTTGCTTTGGTTCAAGCTTTTACACTAGCCAACGACGCTCTGTGTCAAAGATTTCTGAAGATGTAGAAACTTACCTTAATCTACTCGTTTAGTCTATTTTCGCCTTGGTACTTGAGTTGACGCCCCAGCACCCCCAGCTCCTTTCCGAGCGCGGAACCGAGCAAGAGACGGAGGTCGCCCACTACAGACAGGGCTACTACGACTCAAACTGAGGATTTGGCGCGAGTCCCCATTCTTGCTTCAGAAACTCTTTATACATATTTTCACGCACCATCATTTGCTCATAGAGCTTGACCAAGAAATCTTGGGCTTGCTCACGGCTCATTTGGTCAACCTGAGATTGGAAAGACCGGATGCTGAATTGTTGTTCCAAAGAAAGTTTGGTAGGTCCAGACATAGTTAACTCCTTGCTAACTAGATTAACGAGAAGGAACGTTTTGGTTACAGAAGCTCTGAGTAGAAGAGGTGTCAGTATCGGTGAGCTAACTCAGCTTTTACTCCTGTTATTACAAAGCGTAACAAGTGTTTGACAAAATGACCATCCTCCGATTTAGGTACTTCTGTTAAACCAAAAGAAGGAAAAGCTTCGGTGAAAGTTTCCGACTTAAGGTTTAGGCTGTTTTATCAACATTGTCACGGAGCAAACTGCTCACTGTGAACACTTAATAAGTACTTGTACTTACCGTTGCCAGCCCAAGTAGAGGGAGAAAAGCTTGTCGGATTAAGGATCTGTTGACTTTTTTCCCAGCTAATGCTGACAAGAGTTTCCATCAAAACTTTATATAAATCGGGAAATAAATAAAGCTTTCAACAAGAGACGTCAAACTTCTAGACA contains:
- a CDS encoding universal stress protein; the protein is MFQRCLICTDFSDGLYRLVEFVPSLAASGIKQIIFLHSVPLWDEGEIPRIDQEAIDKARDRFQERLKNVPEGVEVKIEVISGRPFDTIPKVAKTYQADVIFIGMPMRSLLQEKLFGSTSAGLVRTCSTPVLSLRPQLISTYTCEELELRCQHLFRYLLLPYDGSNAAKYIVQRVKEYAQNRPDRSLEQCMLLWVVSEGGRREVPKDYHVREAQEQLESVKAELEQLGLQVHAQVRRGNAYEEILDAALEFDISAIAISSDNLGKLIEWPVRSFAGELMRRSWHPVLFFPPQR
- a CDS encoding NblA/ycf18 family protein, which produces MSGPTKLSLEQQFSIRSFQSQVDQMSREQAQDFLVKLYEQMMVRENMYKEFLKQEWGLAPNPQFES